GCACGAGAACGCTTTGTACATCAGCATGCTGGTCGGATAATCTCTGCGGCGAGTGGCAAGCCGGGATTCGAGCGAAAAGATTGGACTTCGTCCCCTGCTAATTTACGCGCAGGCGCAGACCGGTCTCAACCTGTGCGCGACGCTGCTCGGCCTTCATCTGCTTTATTTCTATACCGATCGCAAGGGGCTCTCT
This genomic stretch from Candidatus Binatus sp. harbors:
- a CDS encoding MFS transporter; the protein is MASRDSSEKIGLRPLLIYAQAQTGLNLCATLLGLHLLYFYTDRKGLSPALTGLAFFLALVLDAVTDPLVGNISDRARFRNGRRRPFFAAAIP